The Methanothermobacter tenebrarum genome has a window encoding:
- a CDS encoding helicase C-terminal domain-containing protein produces MKETIICPKCGMLKKNCICKGGLIFPEKIQKRNLKKEHPHIPDKIIENFPFPRPRPGQLDIINDIYEAIEEGYKYIILEAGTGTGKSAIAITLARIYQPAYILTMTKQLQDQYAREFRIPTVKGRSNFYCKSDDLESTCDIGVCQTTPSSENFQCPYGVSRGETLFFKEAFKDSHGNKIYFKSREHCQYWEQKAHGINSPITLMNYDYAFLELNYVGHFGKRKLMVLDEAHNIENKLMQRLEVNLSNKRLEKDIKKRIPDEMFEEDDPKEWILPIDAISQDYKDLDKSQMSKRRANRMKRMIKRLDELKKSLEKEPKNWVIDTNHEKVSFKPLQVDKYAPRYLFSHADICLFMSATILSDRMFCKWLGINPEESFFLKVDSPFPASRRPIELKLIGRMSKNRIKDTAPKTIPILKRILERHKYDKGLIHTHNYRCQKFILKNIPDDRLIGHKIHNREEMLKYFEESEKPLVLVSPSMSEGVDLPYDKCRFQVIYKIPFPYLGDKQVNMRQKRDKKWYAYKTVMTLMQAYGRGMRAHDDECYTYILDANITMLFRSPLYRSLLPQFFKEAIIE; encoded by the coding sequence ATGAAAGAGACCATTATATGCCCTAAATGTGGGATGTTAAAGAAAAACTGCATATGTAAAGGGGGGCTAATATTCCCTGAAAAAATCCAAAAAAGAAATCTTAAAAAAGAACATCCACACATCCCTGATAAGATCATAGAAAATTTCCCCTTCCCACGACCAAGACCAGGCCAATTAGATATAATAAATGACATCTACGAGGCCATAGAAGAAGGCTACAAATATATTATATTAGAAGCTGGGACTGGAACAGGAAAATCAGCGATAGCAATCACCCTTGCTCGGATATACCAACCAGCGTATATCCTCACAATGACAAAACAACTCCAAGATCAATATGCCAGGGAATTTAGGATCCCAACTGTCAAGGGACGGTCAAATTTTTATTGTAAAAGCGACGATCTCGAATCTACCTGCGACATTGGAGTGTGCCAGACCACACCATCATCTGAGAATTTCCAATGCCCTTATGGTGTCAGCCGCGGTGAAACATTATTCTTCAAGGAAGCTTTCAAGGATTCTCATGGGAACAAAATCTATTTCAAGTCAAGGGAACATTGCCAGTATTGGGAACAAAAAGCCCATGGAATAAACAGTCCCATAACCCTCATGAACTATGACTACGCCTTCCTAGAACTCAATTATGTAGGCCACTTCGGAAAAAGAAAATTAATGGTACTGGATGAAGCCCATAATATAGAAAACAAACTCATGCAAAGACTCGAGGTTAATCTCTCCAATAAAAGGTTGGAAAAGGATATAAAAAAGAGAATACCCGATGAGATGTTCGAGGAAGATGATCCCAAAGAGTGGATACTTCCAATCGATGCAATATCCCAGGATTACAAGGATCTTGACAAGAGCCAGATGTCTAAAAGGCGAGCTAATAGGATGAAAAGGATGATAAAACGCCTAGATGAACTTAAAAAGAGTCTGGAAAAAGAACCCAAAAATTGGGTTATCGACACAAACCATGAAAAGGTATCCTTCAAGCCACTTCAAGTCGATAAATATGCTCCTCGTTATCTTTTTTCCCATGCTGACATATGCTTGTTTATGAGTGCAACAATACTCTCAGATAGGATGTTCTGCAAATGGCTCGGCATAAACCCTGAAGAATCATTCTTTTTGAAAGTTGACAGTCCATTCCCTGCCTCGAGGCGGCCAATAGAATTAAAACTCATCGGAAGAATGTCAAAAAATAGGATAAAGGACACAGCACCAAAAACAATCCCCATATTAAAAAGGATATTAGAAAGGCACAAGTATGATAAAGGACTTATACACACTCATAATTACCGCTGCCAGAAATTCATATTAAAGAATATCCCTGATGATCGCCTTATAGGACATAAAATTCACAATCGCGAAGAAATGTTAAAATATTTTGAAGAAAGTGAAAAACCTCTTGTACTTGTAAGTCCATCAATGAGCGAAGGCGTTGACTTACCCTATGACAAATGCAGATTCCAGGTAATTTACAAGATACCATTCCCTTATCTCGGTGACAAGCAAGTTAACATGCGCCAAAAAAGGGACAAGAAATGGTATGCTTACAAGACTGTCATGACCTTAATGCAAGCCTACGGAAGAGGTATGCGCGCCCACGACGATGAATGTTACACCTACATCCTAGATGCAAATATAACAATGCTATTCAGAAGCCCATTATACCGCTCGCTCTTGCCACAATTCTTCAAAGAAGCCATAATAGAATAA
- the cobI gene encoding precorrin-2 C(20)-methyltransferase: MGEGKLIGVGVGPGDSELLTLKAVKIIKDVPVICAPRSSRNKPSRALSIIKDILASRDNYRLIEPVFPMTRDIKELERHWDEAAKLVADELEKGYDVAFVTLGDPSLYSTFSYLQERIEDLGFEVEMVPGVTSFTGCAASASMTLVEGDEILVVVPRVDERLKEIISYVDTCIIMKSPKSGSEIEDIIGDDPREKKIVSIQNCSMKDETIREGFMRNGNYLSTTIIKFRK, translated from the coding sequence TTGGGTGAAGGAAAGCTTATTGGTGTTGGTGTCGGGCCAGGTGACAGCGAACTTCTCACACTCAAAGCTGTCAAGATTATAAAAGATGTGCCTGTAATCTGCGCGCCAAGATCTTCCAGGAATAAACCAAGCAGAGCTCTTTCAATCATCAAGGACATCCTTGCTAGTAGGGACAATTACAGGTTGATTGAGCCAGTATTCCCTATGACGAGGGATATTAAAGAGCTTGAACGGCACTGGGATGAGGCTGCCAAACTTGTTGCCGATGAACTAGAAAAGGGCTATGATGTGGCGTTTGTGACACTTGGTGATCCTTCCTTGTATAGTACGTTTTCTTATCTTCAAGAGCGTATAGAAGATCTTGGTTTTGAGGTTGAAATGGTGCCTGGGGTGACATCATTTACAGGTTGTGCTGCCAGCGCTTCCATGACACTTGTAGAAGGTGATGAGATACTGGTAGTGGTTCCACGGGTCGATGAAAGACTAAAAGAGATAATATCATATGTAGATACTTGTATTATAATGAAGAGTCCAAAATCTGGAAGTGAAATAGAAGATATAATAGGTGATGATCCACGGGAGAAGAAGATAGTTTCCATCCAAAATTGTAGCATGAAAGATGAGACGATCCGAGAGGGATTTATGAGGAATGGAAATTATCTTTCAACGACAATTATAAAATTCAGAAAGTAA